One genomic window of Myxococcales bacterium includes the following:
- a CDS encoding RNA methyltransferase has product MSIALVHFPVLDGKRAEVTTTVTNLDVHDLARSARTFGCASYFIVHPVEAQRTLVGRIQEHWTTGSSAQRIPTRKVALALVRVVPSLEAMVASFGGRDEVELWATAARASREPLDFASARALLATPGKPVVVLFGTGWGLAPQVIDGVDALLPAIERAPGVGEGDAYNHLSVRAACAITLDRLLGG; this is encoded by the coding sequence GTGTCGATCGCGCTCGTGCACTTCCCGGTCCTCGACGGGAAGCGAGCGGAGGTCACCACCACGGTGACGAACCTCGACGTCCACGACCTCGCGAGGAGCGCCCGCACCTTCGGGTGCGCGTCGTACTTCATCGTGCACCCCGTGGAGGCGCAGCGCACGCTCGTGGGTCGCATCCAGGAGCACTGGACCACGGGCTCGAGCGCGCAGCGCATCCCCACCCGGAAGGTGGCGCTCGCGCTCGTCCGCGTGGTGCCGAGCCTCGAGGCGATGGTGGCCTCGTTCGGGGGACGCGACGAGGTCGAGCTGTGGGCTACCGCGGCGCGGGCCTCGCGCGAGCCGCTCGATTTCGCTTCGGCGCGCGCGCTCCTCGCCACGCCAGGCAAGCCGGTGGTCGTCCTCTTCGGCACCGGGTGGGGGCTCGCCCCGCAGGTCATCGACGGCGTGGACGCGCTCCTGCCCGCGATCGAGCGAGCGCCCGGCGTCGGCGAGGGAGACGCGTACAACCACCTCAGCGTGCGCGCCGCGTGCGCCATCACGCTCGATCGCCTGCTCGGCGGCTGA
- a CDS encoding methyltransferase codes for MLSSAASTRDTLHGGRTVLWQPARGVGYRVNVDALHLAGFAIRPRPATHAVDLGAGVGAVGLTLLASGSAERVSFVERDPTLASLCARNLEENGYAARAEVVRADVADDAAFAPGTADLVVANPPYLTPGKGRPPAAQVRDARSGALDPFLVRARSLLGRRGRACFVYPARELPALLVASRGAGLEAKRLRFVHAGQAVAARVVLVELLPGKPGGLLVEAPLVEG; via the coding sequence GTGCTGTCGTCGGCGGCCTCCACGCGCGACACCCTCCACGGGGGCCGCACGGTGCTGTGGCAGCCCGCGCGCGGCGTCGGGTACCGCGTGAACGTGGACGCGCTGCACCTCGCGGGGTTCGCGATCCGGCCGCGGCCCGCCACGCACGCCGTCGACCTCGGCGCAGGGGTCGGCGCGGTGGGGCTCACGCTCCTCGCGAGCGGCTCCGCCGAGCGCGTGTCGTTCGTGGAGCGCGACCCCACGCTCGCGAGCCTCTGCGCGCGAAACCTCGAAGAGAACGGCTACGCTGCGCGCGCCGAGGTCGTCCGCGCCGACGTCGCCGACGACGCCGCGTTTGCGCCCGGGACCGCCGACCTCGTGGTCGCGAACCCGCCGTACCTCACGCCTGGCAAGGGGCGCCCCCCGGCCGCGCAGGTGCGCGACGCGCGCTCGGGCGCGCTCGACCCGTTCCTCGTGCGGGCGCGGTCGCTGCTCGGTCGACGAGGGCGCGCATGTTTTGTGTATCCTGCACGCGAGCTCCCCGCGCTCCTCGTGGCCTCGCGCGGCGCCGGGCTCGAGGCGAAGCGGCTCCGGTTCGTACACGCGGGGCAGGCGGTCGCCGCGCGGGTGGTGCTCGTGGAGCTGCTCCCCGGCAAGCCCGGCGGCCTGCTCGTCGAGGCTCCGCTCGTCGAAGGGTAG
- a CDS encoding GlsB/YeaQ/YmgE family stress response membrane protein has protein sequence MGFLSWALFGLIAGIVAKFILPGRDGGGLIATTLLGIVGAVVGGFAGTRLGWGSVTGFDLHSFGLAVGGGLVVLIVHRMLRS, from the coding sequence ATGGGCTTCCTCTCGTGGGCGCTGTTCGGCCTGATCGCCGGGATCGTGGCCAAGTTCATCCTGCCCGGCCGCGACGGCGGCGGGCTCATCGCCACGACGCTCCTCGGCATCGTCGGCGCGGTGGTCGGCGGCTTCGCAGGTACGCGCCTCGGCTGGGGCAGCGTCACGGGCTTCGACCTCCACAGCTTCGGCCTCGCGGTCGGCGGCGGGCTCGTGGTGCTCATCGTCCACCGCATGCTCCGCTCGTGA
- the rpsP gene encoding 30S ribosomal protein S16, with the protein MAVHIRLARAGAKKKPFYRIVVTDQRSPRGGRFLENIGTFDPLREGSFTIDAARLAYWQGTGAQASDTVAHLIKATAKKALAAAK; encoded by the coding sequence ATGGCCGTTCACATCCGTCTCGCGCGCGCTGGCGCCAAGAAGAAGCCCTTCTACCGTATCGTAGTCACCGACCAACGCAGCCCGCGTGGGGGCCGGTTCCTCGAGAACATCGGCACCTTCGACCCGCTCCGCGAGGGCTCCTTCACGATCGACGCGGCCCGCCTCGCGTACTGGCAGGGCACGGGCGCCCAGGCGTCGGACACCGTGGCGCACCTCATCAAGGCCACCGCGAAGAAGGCCCTCGCGGCCGCCAAGTAG
- a CDS encoding insulinase family protein: protein MRASGHVGLLSATLAAALALAAPAAAAEAAAPTPPAARAGASARPLLPFTKTTLPNGLQVILHEDHTTPTVVVNLGYRVGSRFEAPRRTGFAHLFEHLMFMGTRRAPTKAFDAWMEAAGGWNNAWTSEDRTVYYDVGPPTALPLLLWLEADRLSDLGPSMTLDKLNAQREVVRNERRQTSENQPYGKAELRLPELLFPEGHPYHHPVIGSHADLEAASVDDVKGFFATHYTASNAALVVAGDHHPEATLAWVTRLFSGLPRVARAADPAVPAGTPALAKVVRETLRDTVELARVTFAWPSPKHFAAGDAELDLLGSVLSATKASRLTERLVFREKAAQRVVAYQASSALASHFAIDVLVTPGVDPAKVERLVDEELAKVRAGELTEVELSRAKNGVETGLITRLQSVRERASLLSSYEQELGDPGYFERDLARYRDATLAGLRAAAQSSLRTDARVVLTVLPEPPRAQRASGVGAGKEAP from the coding sequence ATGCGAGCTAGCGGTCACGTGGGTCTCCTCTCGGCCACCCTCGCGGCGGCGCTCGCGCTCGCCGCCCCGGCCGCCGCCGCGGAGGCAGCCGCGCCCACCCCGCCCGCCGCACGCGCCGGCGCGTCCGCGCGCCCCCTGCTGCCGTTCACGAAGACGACCCTACCCAACGGGCTCCAGGTCATCTTGCACGAGGACCACACGACCCCGACCGTCGTGGTCAACCTGGGCTACCGCGTGGGCTCGCGCTTCGAGGCGCCCCGCCGTACGGGCTTCGCGCACCTGTTCGAGCACCTGATGTTCATGGGCACGCGCCGCGCGCCGACGAAGGCGTTCGACGCGTGGATGGAGGCCGCCGGCGGCTGGAACAACGCGTGGACGAGCGAGGACCGCACGGTCTACTACGACGTCGGGCCGCCCACCGCGCTCCCGCTGTTGCTCTGGCTCGAGGCCGATCGGCTGAGCGATCTCGGGCCCTCGATGACGCTCGACAAGCTGAACGCGCAGCGGGAGGTCGTGCGCAACGAGCGCCGCCAGACCAGCGAGAACCAGCCCTACGGCAAAGCCGAGCTGCGGCTGCCGGAGCTCCTCTTCCCCGAGGGGCACCCGTACCACCACCCGGTGATCGGCTCGCACGCCGATCTCGAGGCCGCGTCGGTCGACGACGTGAAGGGGTTCTTCGCCACCCACTACACCGCGTCGAACGCGGCCCTCGTCGTCGCGGGCGATCACCACCCCGAGGCGACGCTCGCGTGGGTGACGCGCCTCTTCAGCGGGCTGCCCCGCGTGGCTCGCGCCGCCGATCCGGCAGTCCCCGCAGGCACTCCCGCGCTCGCCAAGGTCGTGCGCGAGACCCTCCGCGACACGGTGGAGCTCGCGCGCGTCACGTTCGCGTGGCCGAGCCCGAAGCATTTCGCCGCGGGCGACGCCGAGCTCGATCTCCTTGGAAGCGTGCTGTCCGCGACCAAGGCGAGCCGGCTCACAGAGCGCCTCGTTTTCCGCGAAAAGGCGGCCCAGAGGGTCGTCGCGTACCAGGCGTCGAGTGCCCTGGCGTCGCACTTCGCGATCGACGTGCTCGTGACCCCCGGAGTCGATCCCGCCAAGGTGGAGCGCCTCGTGGACGAGGAGCTCGCCAAGGTGCGGGCGGGCGAGCTCACCGAGGTCGAGCTCTCGCGCGCCAAGAACGGCGTCGAGACGGGCCTCATCACGCGGCTCCAGAGCGTGCGCGAGCGCGCGAGCCTCCTGAGCTCGTACGAACAGGAGCTCGGCGATCCGGGCTACTTCGAGCGCGATCTCGCGCGGTACCGCGACGCCACGCTGGCGGGCCTGCGGGCGGCGGCGCAGAGCTCGCTGCGAACGGACGCCCGCGTGGTGCTCACGGTGCTTCCGGAGCCGCCACGGGCCCAGCGGGCTTCAGGCGTCGGCGCGGGAAAGGAGGCCCCATGA
- a CDS encoding KH domain-containing protein has protein sequence MKELIRSIAVELVDQPEKVVVNEIAGENNTLIELRVAREDVGKVIGKEGRTAQSMRTLLSAVSTKLGRRAHLDIVD, from the coding sequence CTGAAAGAGCTGATTCGCTCCATCGCCGTGGAGCTCGTCGACCAGCCCGAGAAGGTCGTGGTCAACGAGATCGCCGGCGAGAACAACACCCTCATCGAGCTGCGCGTCGCGCGCGAGGACGTGGGCAAGGTCATCGGCAAGGAGGGGCGCACGGCCCAGTCGATGCGCACGCTCCTGTCGGCGGTCTCGACCAAGCTCGGCCGGCGCGCCCACCTCGACATCGTCGACTGA
- a CDS encoding DUF11 domain-containing protein: MKRLGLATVLLAASLPIVLPRAASAATQRVTVTQRGDFAVIGNTLGHDCGNATPAPLVGTLGACGNTGLADSAPDVWWTTDGAAAGTNASLAITPATARSVAVLASGNTKGVAVPAGATVTLARLSWSGSLPTGTAPSETVTLDRVGAGAFSAPVTSDSTVVRTVNGKVWYGASADVTALVKQHGTGAYGVSGISVQDVANANDNERFGGWSLTVFYYRETDPVRNLTLFDGMDIIDNGQVDLPLSGFLVPPAGFDATLGVVTFEGDNAHTGDSFSFGPTTARLTALSNPLNPVGNFFNGSRTSLGVPVSVPGDLPQLTGAIGSMSGIDVDVIDVTAQMAAGQSAAVARLATASDTFALAGLATSLSSLMPDFTASPKTVKNLTHPTGGTLAGDVLEYSIAVKNTGSDPSDRTELRDAIPTGTTYEAGSLSIVSGPNTGAKTDAGGDDQAEFDAAAGAVVVRVGAGANATSGGSLGINEESIVRFRVKISAAPPPLISNKGVIRSSGKAAVAAGLTLEPTWGTMGPGSQPDTPTPSAVGKDTDGDGLPDDVELVIGTNPTNPDTDGDGVRDGVEVGGDTAKPQDTDGDGKIDALDTDDDGDGVLTSAELGADPTKPRDTDGDGKPDYLDDDDDNDTVKTAAELGADPTKPLDTDGDGKADFVDDDDDNDTLKTADERAAATSSRQPDDVDGDGKKNWLDDDADGDGKKDGAVDEGRGDTDGDGVPNFLDPTDAKPPTPVPTGTGTTPAPTGSVPGALPGASDDRNDNGSLEGGGVNCGVAERPASGSTAAIVGLSLLGLALAGRRRRRP; this comes from the coding sequence ATGAAGCGCCTCGGACTCGCCACTGTGCTGCTCGCCGCCTCCCTCCCGATCGTGCTGCCCCGCGCAGCGTCGGCCGCAACCCAGCGCGTCACGGTCACACAGCGCGGCGACTTCGCGGTCATCGGGAACACCCTCGGCCACGACTGCGGCAACGCGACGCCTGCGCCCCTCGTCGGCACCCTCGGCGCGTGCGGCAACACCGGCCTCGCCGACTCGGCGCCGGACGTGTGGTGGACCACCGACGGCGCCGCGGCCGGCACGAACGCGTCTCTCGCGATCACCCCCGCGACGGCCCGGAGCGTCGCGGTGCTCGCGAGCGGGAACACGAAGGGCGTCGCGGTGCCCGCGGGCGCGACCGTGACGCTGGCGCGTCTCTCGTGGTCGGGGTCTCTCCCCACGGGCACGGCGCCCTCGGAGACCGTCACCCTCGATCGCGTCGGAGCCGGCGCCTTCAGCGCGCCGGTCACATCCGACAGCACGGTCGTGCGGACGGTGAACGGCAAGGTCTGGTACGGCGCCTCGGCCGACGTCACGGCCCTCGTGAAGCAGCATGGGACTGGCGCGTACGGGGTCAGCGGCATCTCGGTGCAAGACGTGGCCAACGCCAACGACAACGAGCGCTTCGGCGGGTGGTCGCTCACGGTCTTTTACTACCGAGAGACCGATCCGGTGCGGAACCTCACGCTGTTCGATGGCATGGACATCATCGACAACGGCCAGGTCGACCTGCCGCTCAGCGGGTTCCTCGTGCCGCCGGCGGGCTTCGACGCCACGCTCGGCGTGGTCACCTTCGAGGGCGACAACGCGCACACGGGCGACAGCTTCTCCTTCGGGCCCACTACGGCGAGGCTCACCGCGCTGTCGAACCCGCTGAACCCCGTCGGGAACTTCTTCAACGGCTCGCGCACGAGCCTCGGCGTGCCGGTCTCCGTGCCCGGCGATCTCCCGCAGCTCACCGGCGCCATCGGGTCGATGTCCGGAATCGACGTCGACGTCATCGACGTCACGGCCCAGATGGCTGCGGGCCAGAGCGCGGCGGTCGCGCGGCTCGCTACCGCGAGCGACACGTTCGCGCTCGCCGGGCTCGCGACGTCGCTCTCGTCTCTCATGCCCGACTTCACGGCGTCCCCCAAGACCGTGAAGAACCTCACGCACCCGACGGGCGGCACGCTCGCGGGCGACGTGCTCGAGTACTCGATCGCCGTGAAGAATACCGGCAGCGATCCCTCCGATCGCACCGAGCTCCGCGACGCAATCCCGACCGGGACGACCTACGAGGCGGGCTCCCTCTCCATCGTCTCCGGGCCGAACACCGGGGCGAAGACCGACGCCGGCGGTGACGATCAGGCCGAGTTCGACGCCGCCGCGGGCGCGGTGGTGGTGCGCGTCGGCGCGGGCGCGAACGCGACCTCCGGCGGCAGCTTGGGCATCAACGAAGAGAGCATCGTACGGTTCCGCGTGAAGATCTCCGCGGCGCCGCCGCCACTCATCTCCAACAAGGGCGTGATCCGATCGAGCGGCAAGGCCGCCGTCGCGGCGGGCCTCACCCTCGAGCCCACGTGGGGCACCATGGGGCCGGGCAGCCAGCCCGACACCCCGACTCCGTCGGCGGTCGGCAAGGACACCGACGGTGACGGCCTCCCCGACGATGTCGAGCTCGTGATTGGCACGAACCCCACGAACCCCGACACCGACGGCGACGGCGTCCGCGACGGGGTCGAGGTCGGCGGCGACACGGCGAAGCCCCAGGACACCGATGGCGACGGGAAGATCGACGCGCTCGACACCGACGACGACGGCGACGGAGTGCTCACGAGCGCCGAGCTCGGCGCCGACCCCACGAAGCCCCGCGACACCGACGGCGACGGCAAGCCCGACTACCTCGACGACGACGACGACAACGACACGGTCAAGACGGCGGCGGAGCTCGGCGCCGACCCCACGAAGCCGCTCGACACCGACGGCGACGGCAAGGCCGACTTCGTCGACGACGACGACGACAACGACACCCTCAAGACCGCCGACGAGCGCGCGGCCGCCACGTCCTCGCGGCAGCCCGACGACGTCGATGGCGACGGCAAGAAGAACTGGCTCGACGACGACGCCGACGGCGACGGCAAGAAGGACGGCGCGGTCGATGAGGGCCGCGGCGACACCGACGGCGACGGCGTCCCCAACTTCCTCGACCCCACGGACGCCAAGCCCCCGACGCCCGTGCCCACCGGCACAGGCACGACCCCGGCGCCCACCGGCTCCGTGCCAGGCGCGTTGCCGGGGGCAAGCGACGACCGCAACGACAACGGCTCGCTCGAGGGCGGGGGCGTCAACTGCGGCGTCGCCGAGCGCCCCGCGAGCGGCTCTACCGCGGCCATCGTGGGCCTCTCGCTGCTGGGCCTCGCGCTCGCGGGGCGGCGGCGTCGGCGCCCGTGA
- the queG gene encoding tRNA epoxyqueuosine(34) reductase QueG translates to MSVHPANSTERARLTQSVKDEARRLRFDVVGIARADQPLGEDHARYEAFLAAGYHGSMDYLAADADVRARLDRPTVLEGARSVICLARSYKRADDDRDGPMAQRVARYARGQDYHNGLRKRLRRLAAFVRALAPGVSARPLVDDAPVLERAWASRAGLGFVGKNGLLIAPGVGSYVLLGEVVTTLELAPDDPIPGRCGACTRCLDACPTQALVRPFVLDARRCVAYLTIEHEGPLDPALREGVGERVFGCDVCQEVCPFNAGRAEAADAQPFRPHARLDDASLEGWLGLDAAGFEAVRAGSPLGRPGLDGLQRNAAIALGNRGDPVARSALSAKASDPHAAPAVREAAAWALGRLRGD, encoded by the coding sequence TTGAGCGTTCATCCCGCAAATTCCACCGAGCGTGCCCGGCTGACGCAGAGCGTAAAGGACGAGGCGCGGCGCCTCCGCTTCGACGTGGTGGGCATCGCGCGGGCCGATCAGCCGCTCGGCGAGGACCACGCGCGCTACGAGGCGTTCCTCGCCGCCGGGTACCACGGCTCGATGGACTACCTCGCCGCCGACGCCGACGTCCGCGCGCGCCTCGATCGTCCGACCGTCCTCGAGGGCGCGCGCTCCGTGATTTGCTTGGCCCGCAGCTACAAGCGGGCGGACGACGACCGTGACGGCCCGATGGCGCAGCGCGTGGCCCGGTACGCGCGCGGCCAGGACTACCACAACGGTCTGCGCAAGCGGCTCCGGCGCCTCGCGGCCTTCGTGCGGGCCCTCGCGCCGGGCGTGTCCGCGCGGCCGCTCGTCGACGACGCGCCCGTGCTCGAGCGCGCGTGGGCCTCGCGGGCGGGCCTCGGCTTCGTGGGCAAGAACGGGCTCCTCATCGCGCCCGGCGTGGGCTCGTACGTGCTCCTGGGCGAGGTCGTGACGACCCTCGAGCTCGCGCCCGACGACCCGATCCCCGGGCGCTGCGGCGCGTGCACGCGGTGCCTCGACGCGTGCCCCACGCAGGCGCTCGTGCGACCGTTCGTCCTCGACGCGCGACGATGCGTGGCCTACCTCACCATCGAGCACGAGGGGCCTCTCGACCCCGCGCTCCGAGAGGGCGTGGGCGAGCGGGTCTTTGGCTGCGACGTGTGCCAGGAGGTGTGCCCGTTCAACGCGGGCCGCGCCGAGGCGGCCGACGCGCAGCCGTTCCGGCCCCACGCGCGCCTCGACGACGCGTCGCTCGAGGGCTGGCTGGGGCTGGACGCCGCCGGCTTCGAGGCGGTGCGCGCCGGGAGCCCGCTCGGCCGCCCGGGCCTTGACGGCCTGCAGCGGAACGCCGCGATCGCGCTGGGGAATCGAGGGGATCCCGTGGCCCGATCGGCGCTGAGCGCCAAGGCGTCCGACCCCCACGCGGCGCCCGCTGTGCGGGAGGCGGCCGCGTGGGCCCTCGGCCGCCTCCGTGGGGACTGA
- the trmD gene encoding tRNA (guanosine(37)-N1)-methyltransferase TrmD, translating into MRVDVVTLFPELFGAFATTSFVGRAIEQRALALRLRSPREFGLGRHRSVDDTPYGGGCGMVMRVDVLVACLESLDADAPAAPAVAAGRGEDAGPGRAHRVLLTPQGAPFTQAHARRLATLPALALVCGRYEGFDERVRLHVDEEISLGDFVMTGGEVAAMAIIEATVRLLPGVLGNADSVVDESHGEGGLLEYPQYTRPLEFRGARVPDVLAGGNHSKIKAFRDAERLERTRARRPDLLARRGGDPDAGGES; encoded by the coding sequence GTGAGGGTCGACGTCGTCACGCTCTTCCCGGAGCTCTTCGGCGCGTTCGCGACCACCTCGTTCGTGGGCCGCGCGATCGAGCAGCGGGCGCTCGCGCTCCGGCTGCGGTCGCCGCGTGAGTTCGGCCTGGGGCGTCACCGCAGCGTCGACGACACCCCCTACGGTGGCGGCTGCGGCATGGTCATGCGCGTGGACGTGCTCGTCGCCTGCCTCGAGTCCCTCGACGCCGACGCGCCGGCTGCGCCCGCGGTGGCGGCGGGCCGTGGCGAGGACGCAGGGCCCGGGCGCGCGCACCGCGTGCTGCTGACACCGCAAGGCGCGCCGTTCACCCAGGCCCACGCCCGGCGCCTCGCCACGCTGCCCGCGCTCGCCCTCGTGTGCGGGCGCTACGAGGGGTTCGACGAGCGCGTGCGACTGCACGTCGACGAAGAGATCTCTCTCGGCGACTTCGTCATGACCGGCGGAGAGGTCGCCGCCATGGCGATCATCGAGGCCACGGTGCGTCTGCTGCCCGGGGTGCTCGGCAACGCCGACTCGGTGGTCGACGAGTCGCACGGGGAAGGGGGGCTCCTCGAGTACCCTCAGTACACCCGCCCGCTCGAGTTCCGCGGCGCCCGCGTGCCCGATGTGCTCGCCGGAGGAAATCATAGTAAAATCAAGGCGTTTCGTGACGCGGAGCGCCTCGAACGCACGCGCGCCCGGCGCCCCGATTTGCTCGCGCGCCGAGGCGGTGATCCAGACGCGGGCGGGGAGTCGTGA
- the rimM gene encoding 16S rRNA processing protein RimM encodes MIRPDAWVPLAEIARAHGVRGEVRLRLFNKDSDVLLEQDEVLVRLTDGEEHEVSVDGARRADQAILIKLHSVDDRERADELRGALVCVRREAFPPLDDGEFYTCDALGAEVVLVQGATDATDAATEAGAQRLGHVRDLMSYPSVDVLVVRAEDGGPDWEIPLVAAYVARADVSAGRFVLRSIEGIERLAPRAKASAPPDDGP; translated from the coding sequence ATGATCCGCCCCGACGCGTGGGTACCCCTCGCCGAGATCGCCCGCGCCCACGGCGTGCGCGGCGAGGTGCGCCTTCGCCTTTTCAACAAGGACAGCGACGTGCTGCTCGAGCAGGACGAGGTCCTGGTGCGCCTGACCGACGGCGAAGAGCACGAGGTCAGCGTCGACGGCGCGCGGCGGGCCGACCAGGCCATCCTGATCAAGCTCCACTCGGTGGACGACCGCGAGCGCGCCGACGAGCTCCGCGGCGCGCTCGTGTGCGTGCGGCGCGAGGCGTTCCCGCCGCTGGACGACGGCGAGTTCTACACCTGCGACGCCCTCGGCGCGGAGGTCGTGCTCGTGCAAGGAGCGACCGACGCGACCGACGCCGCCACGGAGGCGGGCGCCCAGCGCCTCGGCCACGTCCGCGATCTGATGAGCTACCCGAGCGTCGACGTCCTCGTCGTTCGCGCCGAGGACGGCGGCCCCGACTGGGAGATCCCGCTGGTCGCGGCGTACGTCGCCCGCGCCGACGTGTCCGCGGGCCGCTTCGTGCTGCGCTCGATCGAGGGCATCGAGCGCCTCGCGCCTCGCGCGAAGGCGTCCGCTCCGCCCGACGACGGCCCGTGA
- a CDS encoding insulinase family protein, translated as MSVRPLALAAVCLLAAACEPPAPPKRPSPPESSPPGASPRAAVAPPPADPLGPKPEPAAPAPYVPDAPRVRTLKSGLTVWVLERHAVPLVSMTLVVPGGAARDPRGKHGLAAITANMLDEGAGRRGALDLARHFESLGAELSTGATADYSFAQLTVLKRNLRAVWPAYVDVFAKPSLLPADFARVRELWRNELKARRAEPEDVARVAGLALHYGLDHPYGHPPEGTLRGAAAITVADVAAEYARAYRADVATLVIVGDVADADLTALEPELDRFARGAAPRGAAPPAREVPPAPAPVRRRVVVVDRPGAPQSVVSLLLPAVPAGHDEAPLLSRANIALGGSFTSRLNQDLREERGLTYGASSRLSFSRGAGVFVAHAAVQTDKTQEALAALMADVVAYAHGGPTPAETEKTRLVARADLVEAFEGVSPASSRLARLAGVGLPHDHDTRTSPRRDGATRAELADAARRWLDPTRGAVLVVGPKATVLKALEPLKLGPAETLTIE; from the coding sequence ATGAGCGTCCGACCCCTCGCGCTCGCCGCGGTCTGCCTGCTCGCGGCGGCCTGCGAGCCGCCCGCGCCCCCCAAGCGCCCGAGTCCCCCGGAGAGCTCGCCCCCAGGCGCCTCGCCACGGGCCGCGGTGGCGCCCCCGCCGGCCGATCCGCTCGGCCCTAAGCCCGAGCCCGCCGCGCCCGCGCCGTACGTCCCCGACGCGCCCCGCGTGCGCACGTTGAAGAGCGGGCTCACCGTGTGGGTGCTCGAGCGACACGCGGTGCCCCTCGTGTCGATGACCCTGGTGGTCCCCGGGGGGGCGGCCCGCGATCCGCGGGGAAAGCACGGGCTCGCCGCGATCACGGCGAACATGCTCGACGAGGGCGCAGGGCGCCGAGGCGCGCTGGATCTCGCGCGGCATTTCGAGTCTCTCGGGGCCGAGCTGAGCACGGGCGCGACGGCCGACTACTCCTTCGCCCAGCTCACGGTGCTGAAGCGAAACCTCCGGGCGGTCTGGCCCGCGTACGTCGACGTGTTCGCGAAGCCTTCGCTCCTCCCGGCCGATTTCGCGCGCGTCCGCGAGCTCTGGCGGAACGAGCTCAAGGCGCGGCGCGCAGAGCCCGAGGACGTCGCCAGGGTCGCGGGCCTCGCGCTCCACTACGGGCTCGATCACCCGTACGGGCACCCGCCCGAGGGCACGCTGCGCGGGGCCGCGGCGATCACCGTCGCCGACGTCGCGGCCGAGTACGCGCGCGCCTACCGCGCCGACGTCGCGACGCTCGTCATCGTCGGCGACGTGGCCGACGCCGACCTGACCGCGCTCGAACCCGAGCTCGACCGCTTCGCCCGAGGGGCTGCACCGCGTGGCGCCGCGCCGCCCGCGCGTGAGGTGCCTCCCGCGCCGGCCCCGGTCCGTAGGCGGGTGGTGGTGGTCGATCGCCCTGGCGCTCCGCAGAGCGTCGTCTCTTTGCTGCTCCCGGCGGTCCCCGCGGGTCACGACGAGGCGCCGCTCTTGTCTCGCGCCAACATCGCCCTGGGCGGGTCGTTCACGTCGCGCCTGAACCAAGATCTCCGCGAAGAGCGCGGCCTCACGTACGGCGCGAGCTCGCGCCTCTCGTTCAGCCGCGGCGCGGGCGTCTTCGTCGCGCACGCCGCGGTGCAGACCGACAAAACCCAGGAGGCCCTCGCGGCGCTCATGGCCGACGTCGTCGCCTACGCGCACGGCGGGCCCACGCCCGCCGAGACCGAAAAGACCCGGCTCGTCGCGCGGGCGGATCTCGTGGAAGCGTTCGAGGGCGTATCCCCGGCCTCGTCGCGCCTGGCGCGCCTCGCCGGGGTGGGCCTACCCCACGACCACGACACGCGGACCTCGCCCCGCCGCGACGGCGCCACCCGCGCCGAGCTCGCGGACGCCGCGCGACGGTGGCTCGACCCCACGCGGGGGGCTGTGCTGGTCGTGGGGCCGAAGGCGACGGTGTTGAAGGCGCTCGAGCCCCTGAAGCTCGGCCCGGCGGAGACCCTCACGATCGAGTAG